GCGTGGGTTGAATCCGCGGGGCGAAAAAAAATTCAAGGGTCTTTGCATGTTTGCCCCTCCTGGTCCGGCTTATCCCCCAGTGGATTCATTTTCGTTAGCGGGGAAGGCAAAGCATGTCTGATGTTCACAAGTCGAAGTTGGCCCAGGCGATCAAGGTCGGGCTTTGGGGCGCACTGGCGGTCTACGGTGCGGCACTGCTGCCGTTGACCGCAGTGGCGGCCAGCGAACAGACCGCGGTGCGCCGCTTCGATATTGCCGCCGGTGACCTGACCGAGGTGCTGAGCCGTTACGCCAGCGCTGCCGGCGCGGCAATTTCCTTCGATGCCCGGCAGACCGCCGGCCTGCGTTCGGCGGGGCTCAAGGGTGAATACGGGGTACAGGAAGGCTTTGCGCGGATTCTCGCCGGCAGCGGCTGGCAGGCCGAGCCACAGAGCAACGGCAGCTTCGTGCTGCGCCCCGTACCCCAGGGCAGCGGCGCTCTGGAGCTGGGCACGACCCAGGTGCAGGGCCAGGAGCTGGGGGCCACCACCGAGTATTCCGGTTCCTACACCACCGGCGCGGTCACCATCGGCAAGGGCCAGCACTCGCTCAAGGAAACCCCGCAGTCGGTGACCGTGATCACCCGCAAGATGCTCGATGACCAGAACCTCAACACCATTGACCAGGTGATGGAGAAGACCCCGGGCATCACCCTTTACGACTCGCCCATGGGCGGCAAGTATTTCTACTCCCGGGGCTTTCGCATGACCGGCCAGTACCAGTACGACGGCGTGCCCCTGGACATGGGTAGCAGCTACGTACAGGCCGACAGCTTCAGCAGCGACATGGCCTTCTATGACCGGGTGGAGATCCTGCGCGGCGCTGCCGGCATGCTCAAGGGCGCGGGCGGCACGGCCGGCTCGGTGAACTTCGTGCGCAAGCGCGGCCAGGCCACGCCGCACACCGAACTGACGATGTCCGCCGGCAGCTGGGACAACTACCGGGCCCAGGTGGACACCGGCGGGCCGTTGAACGATGCCGGTACCGTCCGCGGCCGGGCGGTGGTGACCCAGCAGACCCGGCAGTACTTCTACGACTTGGGCGAGCGCAAGGACCAGGTCTACTACGGCGCCCTGGATTTCGACCTCAGCGACGCCACCACCCTGGGCCTGGGCATGGCCTATGAAGACGTCGACTCGCGCCCGTGCTGGGGCGGCCTGCCGCGCTACAGCGACGGCAGCGACCTCAAGCTGGGCCGCTCCACCTGCCTGAACACCGCCTGGAACAATTCGCGCAGCAAGCGCGCGACCTATTTCGCCGACCTGCGCCAGCAACTCAACGATGACTGGGCGCTGAAGGTAGCCGGGGTCTACACCCGCAACACCCAGGATATCGAGTACGCCTTCCCCAGCGGTTCGGTGCCGGTGGGGGCCAGCCGTTCCAGCACCCTGATGCTGGGCAGCATCTACGACTACGACCAGGTGGACTACGGCTTCGATGCCTATGTCGACGGGCACTTCCAGGCCTTTGGCCAGGAGCACGAGCTGACCTTCGGCGCCAACGCCAGCCGCTCGATCAAGGACGACTTCTACGCCGTGGCCGGCTTGCCCCAGCGGCAGAACGTGCTGGACCCCGATCACCACCTGCCCAAGCCAGATGACAGCTACTACGAAAGCAACTCCACCCGGGGCGGCCCCACTGATCTGCGGATCCAGCAGCAAGGGTTGTATTCCACTGTGCGCCTGAAGCTGGCCGACCCGCTGACCCTGGTCATGGGCAGCCGGGTCAGCTGGTACAAGTCGCAGAACGATTCGGTGGCCTACTGGCGCGATACGCGCACGCCCAGCAGTGCCCGATCCAAGGAAACCGGCGAGGTCACGCCGTTCGCCGGGGTGCTGTACGACCTCAACGACAACCTCACGGCCTACGCCAGCTACTCCAGCATCTTCACCCCCCAGGGCAGCTATCGGACCCTGGACGGCGCCTCCCTCAAGCCGCTGGTGGGCAAGAGCTACGAGCTGGGGATCAAGGGCGAGTGGTTCGATGGCCGCCTCAACAGCGCCTTCAGCCTGTTCCGCACCATCCAGCAGGACGCGCAGCAGGACGACCCGGCCTGCCCGGACAGCACCTGCTCGCTGAACTCGGGCAAGGTCCGCGCCCAGGGCTTTGAAGCGGAGCTCAGCGGTGAGGTGATCGAACGCCTGCAAGTGCTGGCCGGCTACACCTACACCCAGACCAAGACCCTGGAAGACGCCAACAGCGCCAACAACGGCTTGCCGTTCACCACCTACGTGCCGCGGCACCTGCTGCGGGTCTGGGGCGACTACCAGCTGGGCGGTGCCCTGGAGCGCTTCACCGTGGGGGCCGGGGTCAACGCCCAGAGTGACAACTACCGGGTCTCGCCCACCAGCGGCAACCACATCCGCCAGGCCGGCTATGCGATCTGGAACGGACGCATCGGTTACCGCATCGACGACACCTGGTCCCTGGCGCTGAACGGCAACAACCTGCTGGACAAGCGCTACTACACCACCATCGGCACCGAAGGCTTCGGCAATTTCTACGGTGACCCGCGCAACCTCACCCTGTCGGTCAAGGCCGACTTCTAAGGCCCGGTGGCGGTCGCGCAGGCCTTCTGCACGGCCGCGTCAGGCTTTGGGAGCCCGGCGTCGAGCAAGGCCATGAATCGCTGCAGCTGTGGCGAAGGGTTGTCCCGGTGCCAGTTCATGTACAGCCCGATGCTTGGCCCGGGCTGCGTGCCCATGGCCCGCAGCGGGCGGTAGGCGACGCTGCCCTGCAGCACCGCATCGGCCATCGAGCGGGGTACCAGGGCCACGCCGAAACCGCAGCCCACCAGGCCCAGCTGGGTCTGGACCCGGGCCACTTCCTGGACCACCTTCGGGGTGAACCCGGCCGCGCTGCACAGCGCCATCAGCTGGTTGTGGTAGCCGCTGCCCAGGGCCTGGGGCGTGAACACGAAGTCGTCGTTGGCCAGCTCCCGCAGGTCCACCTCTGGCGCCTGGGCCTGGGGGTGGTCGTGGGGCAGGGCGATGACGATCGGCTCATCGAGGATCAGGCGCGAGGCTATCTGCCCTTCGGGCAGCGGCAGCTCACGCATGAACGCCAGGTCGATGTCGCCGCCGAGCAAGCCCTTGAGCTGCTCGGCCGAAGGCAGTTCCCGCAGTTCCAGGCGCACCTCGGGCAAGGCCTGGCGAAAGCCCCGCAGGCTGGCGAGCAAGCTCGGGTAGCCGGCCAGTGACAGGCTACTGACGCGCAGGCTGCCGGCCAGGCCCTGGGCAATATGGCGCGCCTGCTCGATGCCCTGTTCCAGGGTAGCCAGGGTGCGCCGGGCGCTGTGCAGAAAATCCGCCCCGGCCGGGGTCAGGGCCACGCCTCGACGATTGCGCCGCAGCAGGCTGAAACCGAGTTTTTCCTCCAGGCGGGCGATGGCCTGGCTCAGGGGCGGCTGGGCCATGTGCAGGCGCGTGGCGGCCTTGTGAAAGTGCAGTTCTTCGGCGACGGCGATGAACTGGCGCAACAGGCGCGTTTCGATCATGGCGATGCTTCCTGGCTGGGGGCCTTGGGACTGTAAACCCCAAGGCTCATGGTTTCACAGCGAATTCATTGATATCAAAAACCTCTCACAGAACCTGGAATTTAGTATTAAGTCACTGATTTTCATGCTGTTACCCTGGAATTCACACAGGAGGGAAGAGCATGGATTTCAGCGGCAGAACGGCGATTGTCACCGGCGCCGGGCGCGGCCTGGGCTTGAGTTATGCACGGGCCCTGGCCCGTCGTGGTGCCCAGGTGGTGATCAGCGATTGCGGGAGTGACGGCAGCGGTAGCGGGGCGGATGACAGTGTCGCCCATGATGCGGTGCGGGCCTTGCGGGCCAGCGGTGCCAGGGCGCTGGCCGACACCGCCGACCTGGGCACCGAGGCCGGTTGCCAGGGGCTGGTGCAGCGCACCCTGGAGGCCTTTGGCAGCCTGGATATCCTGATTCACAACGCCGGCTGGGTTGGCTACCAGGCGCTGGAGCAGACCGACGCCGGGTTTCTCGAGCGCATGCTGGGGATCAACCTGTATGCGCCCATCTGGCTGGCCAGGCATGCCTGGCCCCATCTGCGGCAGTCCGCCGCACCGCGGCTGCTGTTGACCACCTCCGACCGTGCGCTGTACCCGGAATATGCCCAGCCGGGGCTGCTGGCCTACTGCGCGGGCAAGATGGCCCAGGTCGGGATCATGAATGCCCTGGGCCAGGAAGGGGCGGAGCACGGGATCCGGGTCAACGCGGTGTCGCCGGTGGCCAAGACCCGCATGTGGGGCGTCAGCGAGGAGCCGCCGGAACTCAAGCCGGACTGGGTGACGCCGGGGGTGCTGTTTCTGGTCAGCGAGCAGTGCCAGGACAGCGGCTACATCCTGCGGGCCAGCAATGGCCAGTTCAGTGCCTGGCGCCCCCAGGAGGCCCCCGGTGTGGATTACCCCCGGGACCTGAAGCGGATCGCGGCGGCCACGCCGGAGCAGTTCGCCCGGCGCTGGGGGCAGATCAAGCAGCCTTTCATCGGGGCTTGAGGGAGGGGGCGGCGCTCTGCGGGGAGATCTCCCGTTCGCGGAAGTAGCGCTCCAGCACGCGCGGGTCGGCCGAGCGCTCGGCCAGGGCCACGTAGGTGTCCGGGCGCAGCAGGTAGAAGGCGTTGCGCGCCAGCCCCGCGGCGGCATGGGCCGGGCGCCAGTCGAAGGTGCGCAACGGCACCTGGTGCGCGGTGCACCAGTCGCGCAGGGCGTCACTGGTGACGCCGTAGACATGCACCTGCCAGCCCAGGTACTCCAGGCTGTCGAAGTTGTCGTGTTCACCATCGCGCACCCAGGGCAGGCGGTCGCCGCCGTGCACCGGGCCGACGCCGCCGGCGCTCAGGGGCATGCCGCGGTAGTTCAGGGTGATCTGCGACACGGTACGGAAGAGAAACTCCCGGGCGCTGTCGAAGGCGGCGATCTTCGGCAGCAGCAGGGGCGCCAGGCGGGTGCGCGCCAGGTAGGCCACCGGGCCGTCGGCGGTGGCGAAGCTGAACACCCGGTCGGTGGTGGCCACCAGGCGCCGGGCGAACTCCATGCGTTCGGTGGCGTAGGTTTCCAGCAGGCGTTCGGCACTCTTGCCGCTCAGTACCGCTGCCAGTTTCCAGGCCAGGTTGATGGCGTCGCCGATCCCGGTGTTCATGCCCTGGCCGCCGGCCGGGCTATGCACGTGGGCGGCGTCCCCGAGGAGGAACACCCGGCCGGTGCGAAACTGCTCGGCCACCCGGTGATGCACCTTGTAGGTGGAGAACCAGTTGACCTGGGCCACCTCGACCTTGAGCTGGCGCATGGCGCGCTGGCTGACATCCTCGAAGCGCAGGTTCTCCGGGTGCTCGGCACGCTCGTCGCGCACCGTGCCGATCAGCCGTGCGCGGCCGCTCTGGGCCAGGGGGAACACCGCGAGAAAGTCGGCGTCGTCCAGGTCCACGTGCAACTGGCCGTCGATGCTCGGGCCGCTGGCCTGCACATCCGCGACGTAGAACACCTGCTGGTAGGTGCCGCCGGGAAAGCTGGTGCCCAGGGTCTTGCGCACCGTGGAGCGGGCGCCGTCGCAGCCGGCCAGGTAGAAGGCCTGGCAGTGTTCTTCGCGCCCGTCGGGGCCGCGCAGGCGGGCGTTGATCAGGTGGCCGTGGTCGGTGAAGGCCAGCAGCTCGGTGTTGCGTTCGACCTCCACCCCCTGCAGCGCCAGGCGTTCGATCAGCAGTTGCTCGTGTTCGTCCTGAGGAAAGATCTGCAGGAAGGGGTAGGGCGTCAGGTCTTCGCCGATGGCGTTGAACGGCAGGTGGGCGGCGCGCTCGCCCTTGACCCAGAGGTTCACCGCCGGCACATGGTGGCCGCGCTCGACGATGGCCCGGGTCAGGTCCAGCTGGCGGTACAGCTCAAGGGTTCGCGCCTGCACCGCCAGGGCCCGGGAGGTAGTGCCCGGGCCCGGGGTCTTGTCGATGATCCGCACCTTGACCCCCTGCCGGCGCAGCCAGAGCGCCAGGACCAGGCCGGTGGGGCCGGCGCCGATGATCAGTACGTCGCTGCAATTCATGGGCTTGCCCTCGGTAGACGATCAAGGTCATGCAGGCGGCTGCCGCCGGGCTCAGCGCTGGGCGAAGGCCAGGTTCAGGCCGAGCCCGGCGAAGCTTGCGGCAAAACTGCGGCGCAGCCAGTTCTGCACCTGGGGCGACTCGATCACCGCGGTGCGGAACAGGTTGGCCAGCAGGCCATAGAGCACGAACACGAAGAAGGTCATGGCCATGAACACGCCGCTCAGGAGCAGCATCTGCGGGATCGGGTCGCTGCCGTCATGGGCGATGAACTGGGGCAGGAAGGCCAGGAAGAAGAGGGTCAGCTTGGGGTTGAGGATATTCAGCAGGCAGGCCTTGAGCATCAGCGCGCCGGGGCCATGGCTGACGGCGTTGCTGTCCACGGCGAAGGCCGAGCGGTCGCGCCAGGTGGCGTAGGCCAGGTACAGCAGGT
The DNA window shown above is from Pseudomonas protegens CHA0 and carries:
- a CDS encoding TonB-dependent siderophore receptor, with protein sequence MSDVHKSKLAQAIKVGLWGALAVYGAALLPLTAVAASEQTAVRRFDIAAGDLTEVLSRYASAAGAAISFDARQTAGLRSAGLKGEYGVQEGFARILAGSGWQAEPQSNGSFVLRPVPQGSGALELGTTQVQGQELGATTEYSGSYTTGAVTIGKGQHSLKETPQSVTVITRKMLDDQNLNTIDQVMEKTPGITLYDSPMGGKYFYSRGFRMTGQYQYDGVPLDMGSSYVQADSFSSDMAFYDRVEILRGAAGMLKGAGGTAGSVNFVRKRGQATPHTELTMSAGSWDNYRAQVDTGGPLNDAGTVRGRAVVTQQTRQYFYDLGERKDQVYYGALDFDLSDATTLGLGMAYEDVDSRPCWGGLPRYSDGSDLKLGRSTCLNTAWNNSRSKRATYFADLRQQLNDDWALKVAGVYTRNTQDIEYAFPSGSVPVGASRSSTLMLGSIYDYDQVDYGFDAYVDGHFQAFGQEHELTFGANASRSIKDDFYAVAGLPQRQNVLDPDHHLPKPDDSYYESNSTRGGPTDLRIQQQGLYSTVRLKLADPLTLVMGSRVSWYKSQNDSVAYWRDTRTPSSARSKETGEVTPFAGVLYDLNDNLTAYASYSSIFTPQGSYRTLDGASLKPLVGKSYELGIKGEWFDGRLNSAFSLFRTIQQDAQQDDPACPDSTCSLNSGKVRAQGFEAELSGEVIERLQVLAGYTYTQTKTLEDANSANNGLPFTTYVPRHLLRVWGDYQLGGALERFTVGAGVNAQSDNYRVSPTSGNHIRQAGYAIWNGRIGYRIDDTWSLALNGNNLLDKRYYTTIGTEGFGNFYGDPRNLTLSVKADF
- a CDS encoding SDR family NAD(P)-dependent oxidoreductase, whose protein sequence is MDFSGRTAIVTGAGRGLGLSYARALARRGAQVVISDCGSDGSGSGADDSVAHDAVRALRASGARALADTADLGTEAGCQGLVQRTLEAFGSLDILIHNAGWVGYQALEQTDAGFLERMLGINLYAPIWLARHAWPHLRQSAAPRLLLTTSDRALYPEYAQPGLLAYCAGKMAQVGIMNALGQEGAEHGIRVNAVSPVAKTRMWGVSEEPPELKPDWVTPGVLFLVSEQCQDSGYILRASNGQFSAWRPQEAPGVDYPRDLKRIAAATPEQFARRWGQIKQPFIGA
- a CDS encoding FAD-dependent oxidoreductase, which produces MNCSDVLIIGAGPTGLVLALWLRRQGVKVRIIDKTPGPGTTSRALAVQARTLELYRQLDLTRAIVERGHHVPAVNLWVKGERAAHLPFNAIGEDLTPYPFLQIFPQDEHEQLLIERLALQGVEVERNTELLAFTDHGHLINARLRGPDGREEHCQAFYLAGCDGARSTVRKTLGTSFPGGTYQQVFYVADVQASGPSIDGQLHVDLDDADFLAVFPLAQSGRARLIGTVRDERAEHPENLRFEDVSQRAMRQLKVEVAQVNWFSTYKVHHRVAEQFRTGRVFLLGDAAHVHSPAGGQGMNTGIGDAINLAWKLAAVLSGKSAERLLETYATERMEFARRLVATTDRVFSFATADGPVAYLARTRLAPLLLPKIAAFDSAREFLFRTVSQITLNYRGMPLSAGGVGPVHGGDRLPWVRDGEHDNFDSLEYLGWQVHVYGVTSDALRDWCTAHQVPLRTFDWRPAHAAAGLARNAFYLLRPDTYVALAERSADPRVLERYFREREISPQSAAPSLKPR
- a CDS encoding LysR family transcriptional regulator, with translation MIETRLLRQFIAVAEELHFHKAATRLHMAQPPLSQAIARLEEKLGFSLLRRNRRGVALTPAGADFLHSARRTLATLEQGIEQARHIAQGLAGSLRVSSLSLAGYPSLLASLRGFRQALPEVRLELRELPSAEQLKGLLGGDIDLAFMRELPLPEGQIASRLILDEPIVIALPHDHPQAQAPEVDLRELANDDFVFTPQALGSGYHNQLMALCSAAGFTPKVVQEVARVQTQLGLVGCGFGVALVPRSMADAVLQGSVAYRPLRAMGTQPGPSIGLYMNWHRDNPSPQLQRFMALLDAGLPKPDAAVQKACATATGP
- a CDS encoding LysE family translocator, with protein sequence MLTLDFLITSLIVVLIPGSGVILTISTALVAGKRASLFTAIGCTAGIVPHLLASILGLSAILHSSALAFQGLKFAGVAYLLYLAYATWRDRSAFAVDSNAVSHGPGALMLKACLLNILNPKLTLFFLAFLPQFIAHDGSDPIPQMLLLSGVFMAMTFFVFVLYGLLANLFRTAVIESPQVQNWLRRSFAASFAGLGLNLAFAQR